CTTCAAGCGAAGGCCCAAGGACTACGAACCTATTATTATTTAAATATTAAACAGGCTAAGGATTTGAAAATTGATAGAGGATTTAAAGCTCTATACGACACAATTAACAAAGAAACTGCTTCACTCGAACGACAAGCTGCCAAGCTTCCTGCAAAGCACAAAGCAAGACTGGCAGGTTATTTTAAGAATATCAACACTTACAGAAGTCACTCAAAACTTTTCATTGATGGAGTGACCGCCGGTGATAAGCTATTAAAAACCAACCAGGAGTATGATAAAATCTTCGCAGCTGGAAAGTTTGATGCTGTGACCTTCAGTAAGCATGCAGCGCTGTTGAAAGAAACTGGCGCAGTGGAAAAAACGGTCAATAAAATGTATGGAAAAAATGTTATTTCTCTTGCAAAGAATAAATATATCATTCCAGCCAAGAATACAGCCGAGAACACGAAGCTTGAATTGGATCGTTACACATTAACCAGAGAAATTCAGGCACAAGTTGCAAAAGGGGAAATTGATACTGCCAAGAGTAATTTAGCTAAACTCGAAGCACTGGAACTGAAGAGTAAAAGGTTGAAAGAAACGTACCCTGCAAAATATAAGTTATATCCACTGGCAGAAAAAAGACTGACCGAGTTGAAAGCTGGGATATTGGAAGCTTTGCCTGCAGAACAGGCTCAATAAAAAAGGTGAGACCCTCTTATTTATACGGGGTCTCACCTTTTGTTTATTTTACCTTTACATAAGTTACCTTACTCTTGTTCCTCGCTTTATCAATAGCATAGACACTTAAGGTTGTTCCTCTTTTTTGCGGCTTGATTTTCACCTTGAAATAGCCCTTGGAATCTGTAATTGACTTTCCGACATAAGATTTCCCTTTAAAAATATAGACAGTGCTGTATTTTTCCGTTTTTCCCTTTACAACCGTTGTGCGGTAGGTAATAGTATTGACAGCCGGCTGTCTCGGTGGAGTCTTATCGATTACTGACTTATAAAGAGTTTTACTAAAGTTGCCTGACGGATCCTTAGAAACAATACTAATTTTCGCACCTGCAGTTTGTTTGGTTATTTTAATTGTAAATTTGCCTGTTGATCCCGTTTTTGACGAACCCAAAACCTTTGAACCAATTCTAGCATAAACCGTCACGTTTGGTACGGTTTTTCCAGTGATAACTGTATGGCTGTCGTAAATGGAGTTCGCTGTCGGAATTGGAGGCGCCACTCTGTCAATATTCGTTATTTTTATTGATTTAACCGCTGTGTTTCCAACAGTGTCCTCCACTACAAAGGTGTAGGTTCCGTTGTTGGCGACAGGAAATATCGCGTTGGAGCATTAACATATGATCCATTCGGCAATTTAATGCGCTTTACTTTAATATTATCTGAAGTGCTAACTGCAATCTTTATCGTTCCTCTGGTCGGCGTCGTGACGCTCGGGAGCAAAGATATCTTTGGCAACTCTTTATCAATATTTCCTACTGTAATTGATTTTTTACTGATGTTTCCAGCTCTATCTTCTACCTGGAAATGATATGTGCCATTTTTTATTACTGTAAATGTCGCTTTATTCCCTAGGATTACAGTATTGTTAGGTAGAATAATCTGTTTTACACCATTTTCATCCGAAGATGTAATGGAAATTGAAATATTACTTCTTGTCTTGCTCTGGATGTTTGGAGTTAACATGATTTCTGGTCCACGTTTATCAATGTTGGTGACTCTGATAGAGGCAGGGGTTGTGTTTCCTGATGTGTCTTCCACCACAAATTCATATAATCCGTTTTCAAATACTTGATAGGCAGCTTTTGAATCTAATACATATTCTCCGTTTGGAAGCTTTATTCTCTTTACCGAAAAATTATCGCTGCTTTCCAGCAGTAGAGAAATATTCTTATTTGTAATAGAAGTTATGTCTTGTTTTAGCAGGGTAACAACGGGAGCTTTGTTGTCTATGACTTGAACGAAAAATTCTCTTTCCACGTCAAATGGATTTGTTCTTCCTTCACTTCTTGCCATTACCTTGAAAGAATATCCTCCAGGCGAAGTTGGTTTCCAAACAAAGCTATAATTCAAATTATAGTCTTGCAGTGTTTTCCAACTTCCATTTTCATTAATTAGGAACTTATATTGAGCATTTAACCCATCTCTCGCACTTGCATTCAGGACATATTTATCCGGTGCTAAACTGGTATCTACCTCAACGGTAACTCTGTCTACTGGTGGTACAAATGTTTTGAAATTTATAAGAATTTCCTGGCTTAACTGCATTCCAAAATAACCTGTTAGGGCACCTTGCCCGATTCTTAAAGTATATGAGGAATTTTCTTTGAGCTTATTCGGGAAAATTGTAACCTCATTATCATATGAGTTAATTATGACTGGTACTTTCCCTTCAGAACCAACAATGCTGATTTTGGTCTTATCAGCTATTTCAACAGGATGGTTAAAAAGCAGGCTGAATTCTCCACCTGTATGAATATCTGTGGCACCAAGATAAAATTCCTCCCACTCATAGTCTCCATATTCACCAAGGTATTTGTTCGCTCCATCAACTAAAGAAAAAGGTTCAGGACTGTAGTCGTTTATATACTCTAAATAATATTTTTCCGGATTCATTAAAGACCGACACCAATCCACCATTATGATAATGAAGATTTTCTATATCTTTATCTGTCTTGATCGAATAAAGGTACTCATCAGAGTTATACCTATAAACATCAATGCCTCCGTCCACATTCGCACCAAAGGCTAAATCATCAACCAAACTGAAGGCAAAGTCCTTATATTCCCGGCCAAGTTCAAAATTATAAAGCATATCTCCAGAACTTATTTGTGATAGTCCAAAAACAACTCCGCTATTATTATACATATTCTCACCATCAGGAGAGACCTTGGCAAAAGGCTCTAAGTCATATGCTCCATGGTAGGGGGAATCATATTGACTAATCACTGCCCCGTCTCTTACTTCGTGGGCCGTGACATCACGCGGGCTAACTTTCGTTGATATTGAATAAACCTTTGACATTTCCTCATTGTAATATAAATAAGATTCACTAGAGATATTTGTAGTGGAGGCTGTTTTCTCAGTTTGATCATAGATTGAATAAACTTTAATTTTTTCTCGCTGACCAGAACCAGGAGATATAAAAATATATCCCTGTTTGTCAATGACTACATCGTAGGGGTCAATCTCCACATCTATCAAATTTGATAAAGTAAACGTTTCGGTATCTACTTCAGCAATCCCACCTGAATATGGTCCAAAATTATAACGGTCATGGCTCATTTTATGCTGTGTAACGTAAAGCTTGCCATTGAACAAGTCCAGTCTTTCTGCAGGGTATGGAAGGGA
The window above is part of the Mesobacillus jeotgali genome. Proteins encoded here:
- a CDS encoding triple tyrosine motif-containing protein, translated to MNPEKYYLEYINDYSPEPFSLVDGANKYLGEYGDYEWEEFYLGATDIHTGGEFSLLFNHPVEIADKTKISIVGSEGKVPVIINSYDNEVTIFPNKLKENSSYTLRIGQGALTGYFGMQLSQEILINFKTFVPPVDRVTVEVDTSLAPDKYVLNASARDGLNAQYKFLINENGSWKTLQDYNLNYSFVWKPTSPGGYSFKVMARSEGRTNPFDVEREFFVQVIDNKAPVVTLLKQDITSITNKNISLLLESSDNFSVKRIKLPNGEYVLDSKAAYQVFENGLYEFVVEDTSGNTTPASIRVTNIDKRGPEIMLTPNIQSKTRSNISISITSSDENGVKQIILPNNTVILGNKATFTVIKNGTYHFQVEDRAGNISKKSITVGNIDKELPKISLLPSVTTPTRGTIKIAVSTSDNIKVKRIKLPNGSYVNAPTRYFLSPTTEPTPL
- a CDS encoding Ig-like domain-containing protein; this encodes MAPPIPTANSIYDSHTVITGKTVPNVTVYARIGSKVLGSSKTGSTGKFTIKITKQTAGAKISIVSKDPSGNFSKTLYKSVIDKTPPRQPAVNTITYRTTVVKGKTEKYSTVYIFKGKSYVGKSITDSKGYFKVKIKPQKRGTTLSVYAIDKARNKSKVTYVKVK